One region of Demequina sp. TMPB413 genomic DNA includes:
- a CDS encoding diacylglycerol kinase family protein yields the protein MTTIAVVAHAKKTFGGGLGELRSVLHDAGFPEPLWYEVARGKQAPECAKQALAKGADIIFVWGGDGTVRRCIDVVAGSDSAIAILPAGTGNLLATNLGIPQDVSQAVEIGLHGERRALDTGKVNGEHFAVMAGAGLDALMIQGADDGLKDRFGRAAYLWSGAKNLEASPVKAKVKVEGRKFHEGKITCVLVGNVREVFGGVEVFDGSRPDDGLLEVGIVTAKSQAQWIRTLGTMVLGRTENSPFVVTARGSRIKVTFDKPTAYELDGGVRKKAKKLKIKVRPKSITLCVPVPSPDGEAGRRELRE from the coding sequence GTGACCACTATTGCTGTCGTTGCCCACGCAAAGAAGACTTTTGGTGGAGGACTTGGCGAGTTGCGCAGCGTCCTCCACGACGCAGGATTCCCCGAACCCCTGTGGTACGAGGTCGCCAGGGGTAAGCAGGCGCCGGAGTGTGCGAAGCAGGCCCTCGCCAAGGGCGCCGACATCATTTTTGTGTGGGGCGGCGATGGCACGGTCAGGCGGTGCATTGACGTCGTGGCTGGCTCCGACTCGGCCATCGCCATCCTGCCCGCTGGAACGGGGAACCTACTCGCCACCAACCTCGGAATACCCCAAGATGTCTCGCAAGCCGTGGAAATCGGCCTTCACGGAGAGCGGCGGGCCCTCGACACGGGGAAGGTCAACGGCGAGCACTTCGCAGTGATGGCCGGCGCGGGGCTCGACGCCTTGATGATCCAAGGCGCCGATGACGGGCTGAAGGACCGCTTTGGACGTGCCGCATACCTGTGGTCGGGCGCTAAGAACCTTGAGGCAAGCCCGGTGAAAGCCAAGGTCAAGGTGGAGGGTCGCAAGTTCCACGAGGGCAAGATCACGTGTGTGCTGGTGGGTAACGTGAGAGAGGTCTTCGGCGGGGTCGAGGTGTTCGACGGGTCGCGCCCGGATGACGGCCTCCTCGAGGTCGGCATCGTCACCGCAAAGAGTCAAGCGCAGTGGATTCGCACCCTCGGCACGATGGTGTTGGGCCGCACGGAGAACTCCCCGTTTGTTGTCACCGCGCGCGGATCGCGCATCAAGGTGACTTTTGACAAACCGACTGCTTACGAGCTTGATGGGGGAGTCCGCAAGAAGGCAAAGAAACTCAAGATCAAGGTGCGCCCAAAGTCGATCACGCTGTGCGTTCCCGTGCCAAGCCCTGACGGCGAGGCGGGGCGCCGCGAGCTTCGCGAGTGA
- a CDS encoding aldose epimerase, translating into MTNIVTLENDYWQVGLVPATGGSVAFGRVRVGGEWVDVLRPTQADALDDVWSTASFPLVPWSNRIRDAAFQWAGKTYQLRVNFEDGTAIHGTGIEFPWAVVEQTPTSATLEFVSRGVYGVNFPWPFTARFTYELDEERFTWHMEITNDAHETFPAGLGHHPYFVRELASRELTGGEPTQLQINCMTSYPVVGCLPTGAPQEVSGRLDFRDMKPLGEEFMDGCFTHRTSSTLATIDYPGALTVDIEAGALLEHAVVYLPVDVPYFAVEPVTNGNDGFNLEAQGAEGTGVFLVQPGETRSTAFTLVAQPRA; encoded by the coding sequence ATGACCAACATCGTCACCCTGGAAAACGACTACTGGCAGGTGGGGCTCGTTCCCGCCACCGGCGGCTCCGTCGCGTTCGGCCGCGTGCGGGTAGGGGGCGAGTGGGTCGACGTGCTGCGCCCCACCCAAGCAGACGCCCTTGACGACGTCTGGTCGACGGCGTCGTTCCCCTTGGTTCCGTGGTCGAACCGCATCAGGGACGCCGCGTTCCAGTGGGCGGGCAAGACATACCAGTTGCGCGTCAACTTCGAAGATGGCACCGCGATTCATGGCACGGGCATCGAGTTCCCGTGGGCGGTCGTGGAGCAGACGCCCACGTCGGCCACGCTCGAGTTCGTGTCGCGCGGAGTGTACGGCGTCAACTTCCCGTGGCCGTTCACCGCTCGCTTCACGTATGAGTTGGACGAAGAGCGCTTCACGTGGCACATGGAGATCACCAACGACGCGCACGAGACGTTCCCGGCAGGGCTTGGTCACCACCCGTACTTTGTCAGGGAGCTTGCCTCACGTGAGTTGACCGGCGGGGAGCCGACGCAGTTGCAGATCAATTGCATGACCTCCTACCCGGTAGTGGGCTGCCTGCCGACAGGGGCCCCTCAAGAGGTCTCTGGCCGCCTCGACTTCCGCGACATGAAGCCTTTGGGCGAGGAGTTCATGGACGGCTGCTTCACGCACCGGACGTCCTCCACGCTGGCGACCATCGACTACCCGGGAGCCCTGACGGTCGATATCGAGGCCGGGGCCCTGCTCGAGCACGCCGTGGTCTACTTGCCGGTCGACGTGCCGTACTTTGCGGTCGAGCCGGTGACCAACGGGAACGACGGATTCAACCTCGAGGCTCAAGGGGCGGAGGGCACTGGCGTGTTCCTCGTGCAGCCCGGCGAGACCAGGTCGACGGCATTCACCCTGGTGGCCCAACCTCGCGCTTGA
- a CDS encoding DUF6458 family protein yields the protein MAIGTGIFLIVVGAVLTFAVNATVDVVNLDVMGWISMIAGALAIIVSLIVNAQSRRTTHREVYQDRAATQRPPESGTRGV from the coding sequence ATGGCTATCGGTACCGGCATTTTCTTGATTGTGGTGGGCGCCGTGCTCACCTTCGCCGTCAACGCCACCGTGGATGTGGTGAACCTGGATGTGATGGGCTGGATCAGCATGATCGCTGGTGCGCTCGCGATCATCGTCTCGCTGATCGTCAACGCCCAAAGCCGTCGGACAACGCACCGCGAGGTCTACCAGGACCGCGCCGCGACCCAGCGGCCGCCAGAGTCAGGCACGCGCGGCGTCTAG
- a CDS encoding MFS transporter — protein sequence MRNTFSSLSILNYRLWFASALVSNLGTWMQRIAQDWLVLTVLTDDSGVAVGITTGLQFLPFLLLGPFTGVVADRVDHRKMLMVTQTLSGALGLGLGVLVLAGSAELLHVYGFALALGIVTAFDAPARQTFVGDLVPRKQLANAVGLNSASFNAARLIGPGVAGVLIAVVGTGWVFIINGATFAATLVALAVMRGGDFHAQERAPRSPGQVIDGLRYVRGRRDLMIIFVVVSVVSTFGLNLQLTSAMMARIEFDKGPEAYGMLGTILAIGSLTGAIMAARREAPSARLVVMAAAGFAAASAVMAVMPTYWTYALSGIPVGFTALTMLTAANATVQTTTPAAMRGRVMALYMMVLMGANPLGSPAVGWVGEHLGPRLAIAVGSITALAVVVAVLARQVVKGRLDVALSPRRPFLKVTAIPEVQIPDP from the coding sequence ATGAGAAACACCTTCAGCTCGCTCAGCATCCTCAACTACAGGCTCTGGTTCGCCAGCGCCCTCGTGTCGAACCTCGGCACCTGGATGCAGCGCATCGCCCAAGACTGGCTGGTGCTGACGGTGCTCACCGACGACTCTGGCGTGGCGGTAGGTATCACGACGGGGCTGCAGTTCCTCCCGTTCTTGCTGCTCGGCCCGTTCACGGGCGTGGTCGCCGACAGGGTCGACCACCGCAAGATGCTGATGGTGACGCAGACGCTCTCTGGCGCACTGGGGCTCGGCCTCGGCGTTCTCGTCCTAGCTGGCTCCGCAGAACTCCTGCACGTCTACGGCTTTGCCCTTGCCCTCGGGATCGTCACCGCCTTCGACGCCCCGGCGCGCCAGACCTTCGTCGGGGACCTAGTTCCTCGTAAGCAACTGGCCAACGCCGTCGGCCTCAACTCCGCATCCTTCAACGCGGCACGTCTGATCGGGCCAGGAGTCGCCGGAGTACTGATCGCGGTGGTCGGCACCGGCTGGGTGTTCATCATCAACGGGGCGACGTTCGCGGCCACGCTCGTCGCGCTCGCCGTGATGCGAGGGGGCGATTTCCACGCCCAGGAGCGCGCGCCGCGCTCGCCGGGCCAGGTGATCGACGGCCTCCGCTACGTGCGGGGGCGGCGCGACCTCATGATCATCTTTGTGGTGGTGAGCGTCGTGTCCACTTTCGGTCTCAACTTACAACTCACGAGCGCCATGATGGCGCGCATCGAGTTCGACAAGGGGCCCGAGGCGTACGGAATGCTCGGCACAATCCTCGCGATCGGGTCGCTGACTGGCGCGATTATGGCGGCTCGCCGCGAGGCGCCGTCGGCGCGGCTGGTCGTGATGGCCGCTGCTGGCTTCGCTGCCGCGAGCGCAGTGATGGCCGTCATGCCGACCTATTGGACGTACGCACTCTCGGGCATCCCTGTGGGTTTCACCGCCCTCACGATGCTCACCGCGGCGAACGCGACGGTGCAGACCACCACGCCTGCTGCCATGAGGGGCCGCGTCATGGCGCTCTACATGATGGTCCTGATGGGGGCGAACCCGCTGGGCTCACCCGCCGTTGGTTGGGTCGGCGAGCACCTTGGGCCCAGGCTCGCGATTGCCGTTGGCTCGATCACAGCGCTCGCGGTCGTGGTGGCCGTCTTGGCGAGGCAAGTGGTGAAGGGACGGCTCGACGTGGCGCTGTCGCCACGACGGCCGTTCCTCAAGGTCACCGCGATCCCCGAGGTCCAGATCCCGGACCCTTAA
- a CDS encoding NAD(P)-dependent alcohol dehydrogenase: MITTRTTTMTAVMHDRYGEPDVLTTGLAPVPTPGRRDVLLRVKAAALNPADVFLTRGRPGVVRLGLGLRRPRRTIRGSDVAGVVEAVGADVTEWSVGDEVFGAGRGSLAEYALAAADDLARIPAGVTFEAAAGTTMAGLAALHGLRVRPVGPGDHVLIIGAAGGIGSFAVQMAAAAGATVTGVCSAAKAQQVRDLGAHRVIDYATQSVLDLEERFDLIFDNVGADRMLALEKLTTPTGILLPNSGERGPDGGALARVVKAMWRGKVLRKRIGSFYSSPNREDLALLADMLADGSLTVPVDTMFSLAHGREAMERVASRHARGKVVVSVP; this comes from the coding sequence ATGATCACCACCCGCACCACGACCATGACCGCCGTCATGCACGACCGCTACGGCGAGCCAGACGTGCTCACCACCGGTCTCGCCCCTGTCCCGACGCCCGGCCGGCGTGACGTCTTGCTCCGCGTGAAGGCGGCGGCTCTGAACCCGGCCGACGTGTTCCTCACCAGAGGCAGACCGGGCGTCGTCCGCCTGGGGTTGGGACTGCGTCGGCCGCGCCGCACGATTCGTGGCAGCGACGTTGCCGGCGTGGTCGAGGCGGTGGGCGCCGACGTCACCGAGTGGAGCGTGGGCGACGAGGTCTTCGGCGCGGGCAGGGGATCGCTCGCCGAGTATGCCCTTGCCGCGGCCGACGACCTGGCGAGGATCCCGGCGGGCGTCACCTTTGAGGCCGCGGCGGGCACGACGATGGCGGGCCTCGCGGCGCTCCATGGGCTGAGGGTGCGGCCGGTTGGGCCCGGCGACCACGTGCTGATCATCGGCGCCGCCGGCGGCATCGGCTCCTTCGCGGTGCAGATGGCCGCCGCTGCCGGGGCCACCGTGACGGGGGTGTGCTCCGCAGCGAAGGCGCAGCAAGTAAGAGACCTCGGAGCACACCGCGTCATCGACTACGCAACCCAGAGCGTGCTCGATCTGGAGGAGCGCTTCGATCTCATCTTCGACAACGTGGGAGCAGACCGCATGCTCGCGCTGGAGAAGCTCACAACCCCCACTGGGATCCTGCTGCCCAACAGCGGAGAGCGAGGCCCCGATGGTGGAGCCCTCGCCCGCGTGGTCAAGGCGATGTGGCGGGGCAAGGTGCTCCGCAAGCGCATCGGCTCCTTCTACTCGTCGCCGAACCGGGAGGATCTCGCCCTTCTGGCGGACATGCTCGCCGACGGATCCCTGACGGTTCCCGTCGACACGATGTTCAGCCTGGCCCACGGCCGCGAGGCAATGGAGCGCGTCGCCTCGCGTCATGCTAGAGGCAAGGTGGTCGTCTCGGTGCCGTAG
- a CDS encoding MMPL family transporter: MNVSLTGRLARTAATRPWLTVAGWILAMVAAGAAAGSIDSYVTPAQINLVTTEADRADELDQQHRVGDGDADRFAEQLIVTSHTATAGSADFDAVLADAVAAMNDIDGVADVSVADAVVAPTDRSAIVDFTVEADLETLREVVDAADAAGTETVDAFVSGPESTQLALNDLANKDLARGEGIGIAVALVVLVFVFGAVVAAGLPLLVALGSMVIALGLGAIASRVLASSGTEVSDSLTIFVGMMGLALGIDYSLLTVQRFREELAKGHSVLDAVTITGSTANRAVLTSGLTVVASIGGLMLLPQNTFLGIGIAIIAVALSAVSIALFLLPAVLRLLGHRVNAWRLPMRHPGETSKGWTRLATWVARRPGSAAAAGLVTLGIVAAPVLSLQFAMPTPDSWPDDFVLNKANVVYTEDFGFTDAATTVAITGASDAQIASLAADIEADPGFAGTTVDARDGATFIDTHDTFDVANPASGEAIERLRDQLIPLHLDGTEAEAFVGGARAAEYDNYGLIASRAPWAVAFILGITFVLLLVMFRSVVVPLKAILMNLIGTTATFGALVATYQWGWGDALGLPTVDGISPYMPVMVFALVFGLSMDYHVFLLSRIRERYDATGDTRTAVIEGVSKTGPLITGAALIMIGVFGGFASASIPELSQWGFGLAVGVLLDATIIRILLVPAAMTWLDKANWYLPSWLEWLPRVQHHEHPAPALEEPHGEREPALV, from the coding sequence ATGAATGTCTCCTTGACAGGGCGTCTCGCCCGAACGGCCGCGACCAGGCCATGGCTCACCGTCGCGGGCTGGATCCTCGCGATGGTCGCGGCAGGAGCCGCAGCCGGCTCGATCGACTCGTATGTGACCCCGGCCCAGATCAACCTGGTGACCACCGAGGCCGATCGCGCCGACGAGCTCGACCAGCAGCATCGCGTGGGCGACGGCGACGCCGACCGCTTCGCGGAGCAACTCATCGTCACGTCCCACACGGCCACGGCCGGCTCTGCTGATTTCGATGCGGTCCTCGCCGACGCCGTAGCCGCCATGAATGACATCGACGGGGTAGCCGACGTGTCGGTTGCCGACGCCGTCGTCGCCCCTACCGACCGCTCGGCGATTGTTGACTTCACCGTCGAGGCCGACCTCGAGACCTTGCGCGAGGTCGTCGATGCGGCCGACGCCGCAGGTACCGAGACCGTCGACGCCTTCGTCTCCGGCCCAGAGTCCACCCAGCTCGCCCTCAACGACCTGGCGAACAAGGACCTGGCGCGCGGCGAGGGCATCGGCATTGCGGTCGCGCTGGTGGTGCTCGTGTTCGTCTTCGGCGCCGTGGTCGCCGCAGGGTTGCCCCTGCTGGTGGCGCTCGGCTCGATGGTGATCGCCTTGGGCCTTGGCGCGATCGCATCGAGGGTGCTCGCCTCGTCGGGAACGGAGGTCTCCGACAGCCTCACCATCTTTGTGGGAATGATGGGTCTCGCGCTTGGCATCGACTATTCGCTGCTGACGGTGCAGCGTTTCAGGGAGGAACTCGCCAAGGGCCACAGCGTGCTCGACGCCGTCACCATCACTGGCTCCACGGCAAACCGCGCAGTCCTGACCTCCGGCCTGACCGTCGTCGCGTCGATCGGCGGCCTCATGTTGCTGCCCCAGAACACATTCCTCGGCATCGGCATCGCGATCATCGCCGTGGCCCTGTCCGCCGTCTCGATTGCCCTGTTCTTGCTGCCGGCCGTGCTGCGGCTCCTTGGGCATCGCGTGAACGCCTGGCGTTTGCCGATGCGCCACCCCGGCGAGACGTCAAAGGGTTGGACCAGGCTTGCCACCTGGGTTGCCCGCCGACCAGGCTCCGCGGCCGCGGCTGGACTCGTGACTCTCGGCATCGTCGCGGCCCCGGTGTTGTCGCTCCAGTTCGCGATGCCCACCCCTGATTCCTGGCCGGACGACTTTGTGCTCAACAAGGCCAACGTGGTCTACACCGAGGACTTCGGCTTCACCGACGCCGCCACCACGGTGGCCATTACGGGCGCTTCCGATGCGCAGATCGCGTCGCTCGCGGCCGACATCGAGGCCGATCCCGGCTTCGCAGGAACCACCGTCGATGCGCGCGACGGCGCCACCTTCATCGACACTCACGACACCTTCGATGTAGCCAACCCTGCCTCCGGCGAGGCGATCGAGCGACTGCGGGATCAGTTGATCCCCCTGCACCTCGACGGCACAGAAGCCGAGGCGTTCGTCGGAGGCGCACGGGCTGCCGAGTACGACAACTACGGGCTGATCGCGAGCCGCGCTCCGTGGGCCGTCGCCTTCATCCTCGGCATCACCTTTGTACTCCTGCTCGTCATGTTCAGGTCGGTGGTGGTGCCCCTCAAGGCCATCCTGATGAACCTGATCGGCACCACGGCTACGTTCGGAGCGCTCGTCGCGACGTACCAGTGGGGCTGGGGAGACGCGCTCGGCCTCCCCACCGTCGACGGCATCTCTCCGTACATGCCAGTGATGGTCTTTGCCCTGGTATTCGGGCTCTCTATGGACTACCACGTGTTCCTGCTGAGCAGGATTCGGGAGCGGTACGACGCGACGGGCGATACCCGCACGGCCGTGATCGAGGGCGTCTCCAAGACCGGTCCGCTCATCACGGGCGCGGCGCTCATCATGATCGGCGTGTTCGGTGGCTTCGCCTCAGCGTCCATCCCCGAGCTCTCACAATGGGGATTCGGGCTCGCGGTGGGCGTGCTACTGGACGCCACCATCATCCGCATCCTGCTGGTGCCCGCCGCCATGACGTGGCTCGACAAGGCGAACTGGTACCTACCGTCGTGGCTTGAATGGCTCCCGCGAGTCCAGCACCACGAGCACCCCGCGCCAGCGCTCGAGGAGCCCCACGGCGAGCGCGAGCCAGCCCTCGTCTAG
- a CDS encoding DUF4386 domain-containing protein, which translates to MTDTIKTARAAGAWYLGLAITGMLGFLVLRPQVTDADSPAATLANLTDHAAQAHLLVLLEMSIVVTQALAAVFFFKLFRPLNPTAAYATATFGMVNAVAIMASGAFMATANAVAADPHLAPGGDAAGTVGLLYELSASSWGMGNLFFGLWLIPMGWVALTSGRFPRVMGWILVVGGVGYVLSGLAAYGIADAPSAVTEGLAFPATVGEFWMIGYLLVKGIRPAPSM; encoded by the coding sequence ATGACTGACACCATCAAGACCGCTCGCGCTGCAGGCGCCTGGTACCTGGGGCTCGCCATCACCGGCATGCTCGGGTTCCTGGTGCTGCGCCCCCAGGTCACCGATGCCGATAGCCCTGCGGCCACCCTCGCCAACCTCACCGACCATGCCGCACAGGCGCACCTACTGGTACTCCTCGAGATGAGCATCGTCGTCACGCAAGCCCTAGCGGCCGTGTTCTTCTTCAAGCTATTCCGGCCCCTCAACCCCACCGCCGCCTACGCCACCGCCACGTTCGGCATGGTCAATGCCGTCGCCATCATGGCGTCGGGTGCGTTCATGGCCACCGCCAACGCGGTCGCCGCTGACCCACACCTCGCACCCGGCGGAGACGCGGCAGGCACGGTCGGACTCCTGTACGAGCTCTCCGCGAGCTCGTGGGGCATGGGCAACCTCTTCTTCGGGCTGTGGCTGATCCCGATGGGCTGGGTGGCGCTCACCTCGGGCAGGTTCCCGCGAGTCATGGGATGGATCCTGGTGGTCGGCGGCGTCGGCTACGTCCTGAGCGGTCTGGCCGCCTACGGCATCGCCGACGCCCCCAGCGCTGTGACAGAAGGCCTCGCCTTCCCCGCCACCGTGGGCGAGTTCTGGATGATCGGCTACCTGCTGGTCAAGGGCATCCGCCCGGCACCTTCAATGTGA
- a CDS encoding helix-turn-helix transcriptional regulator: MAPKPTKVSNRIRALRFECGEMTQADLADRLKVTRQTVIAIEQGKYSPSLEMAFEIARVFSRPLDDVFSYETGGTDNQPSL; the protein is encoded by the coding sequence ATGGCCCCCAAACCCACCAAGGTGTCCAACCGCATCAGGGCGCTCCGTTTCGAGTGCGGAGAGATGACGCAGGCCGACCTGGCGGACCGGCTCAAGGTGACTCGCCAGACCGTCATCGCGATCGAGCAAGGCAAGTACTCCCCTTCGCTCGAGATGGCCTTTGAGATCGCGAGGGTGTTCAGTCGCCCTCTTGACGACGTCTTCTCCTACGAGACGGGAGGCACCGACAATCAGCCTTCCCTCTAG
- a CDS encoding ATP-binding cassette domain-containing protein codes for MSGEPITLRSVTKRYGSHTVLDGVGLVLEAGSVTALTGPNGVGKTTLARLLLGLETPDVGSISGLDGLRRAAAFQEDRLCGHLDAVANVRLVLERSQRGTAEAELGLVGLEQADLSKPVRELSGGQRRRVAIARALAVGADLVVLDEPFTGLDADTKPAVMDYVRERLAGRTAVLITHDPVEAELLGARVVRLRHSPGLGL; via the coding sequence ATGAGCGGCGAACCGATCACGCTGCGTTCCGTCACCAAGCGCTACGGAAGCCACACGGTGCTCGATGGCGTCGGCCTCGTCCTTGAGGCGGGGTCCGTGACGGCACTGACGGGCCCGAACGGAGTCGGCAAGACCACCCTCGCCCGGCTGCTGCTAGGGCTTGAGACGCCCGACGTGGGGAGCATTTCCGGGCTCGACGGCTTGCGGCGCGCGGCGGCGTTCCAAGAGGACAGGCTGTGCGGGCACCTCGATGCCGTCGCGAATGTGAGGCTGGTGCTAGAGCGCTCGCAGCGCGGCACCGCGGAGGCCGAACTGGGGCTGGTCGGGCTCGAGCAGGCTGACCTGTCCAAGCCCGTGCGCGAACTCTCGGGCGGCCAGCGCCGGAGGGTCGCGATCGCGCGGGCGCTTGCCGTTGGCGCCGACCTGGTCGTGCTCGACGAGCCCTTCACTGGCCTCGATGCCGACACCAAGCCCGCCGTCATGGACTATGTGCGCGAGCGCCTGGCAGGGCGGACCGCGGTGCTGATCACGCATGACCCCGTGGAAGCCGAACTGCTTGGCGCACGCGTGGTGCGACTACGCCACAGCCCCGGGCTCGGCCTCTAG
- a CDS encoding ABC transporter permease gives MTSTTAGSGEALARAKRAGRPVLAALFWVAVWQIAALSVNKEFLLASPWSVVTRLGELAFTADFWATVGWSLARIAIGFVAAAVVGALLAALAVASRLVDVLVSPLIATIRSAPVVSFIILLLLWTDTSKLSAIVAFLMVLPVMYANVLEGIRHRDRSLLETARVFRVPFVRRFGAIDVPAVLPFFAAACRIGVGLAWKSGVAAEVIGVADGSIGEQLYQAKLFLSSEDLFAWTLVIVVLSMACEAAVLRLLRRVPGRLERSPA, from the coding sequence ATGACTTCTACTACGGCGGGTAGCGGCGAGGCGCTCGCGCGCGCCAAGCGCGCGGGACGTCCAGTGCTGGCCGCCCTGTTCTGGGTGGCCGTGTGGCAGATCGCAGCGCTCAGCGTCAACAAGGAGTTCCTGCTCGCCTCGCCCTGGTCGGTGGTGACGCGGCTCGGCGAGCTCGCATTCACGGCCGACTTCTGGGCCACCGTTGGCTGGTCGCTCGCCAGGATCGCGATCGGCTTTGTTGCGGCGGCGGTAGTGGGGGCGCTGCTCGCTGCGCTGGCCGTCGCCTCCCGGTTGGTCGACGTGTTGGTGTCGCCGCTCATCGCCACGATTCGCAGCGCGCCGGTGGTGAGCTTCATCATCTTGCTGTTGTTGTGGACGGACACCAGCAAACTCTCGGCGATCGTCGCCTTCCTGATGGTGCTGCCCGTGATGTACGCGAACGTGCTCGAAGGCATCAGGCACAGGGACCGGTCGCTGCTCGAGACGGCACGCGTGTTTCGCGTGCCCTTCGTCCGCAGGTTTGGCGCTATCGACGTGCCGGCCGTGCTCCCGTTCTTCGCCGCTGCCTGCCGCATCGGCGTCGGCCTTGCTTGGAAGAGTGGCGTCGCGGCCGAGGTGATCGGCGTGGCAGACGGCAGCATCGGCGAGCAGTTATACCAGGCCAAGTTGTTCCTCAGTTCGGAAGACCTCTTTGCGTGGACCCTCGTGATCGTGGTGCTCAGCATGGCGTGCGAGGCCGCCGTGTTGCGCCTGTTGCGGCGCGTCCCCGGTCGCCTCGAACGGAGCCCGGCATGA
- a CDS encoding ABC transporter substrate-binding protein — protein sequence MKTSLATLGALLVASTLAACGSSTAAVDPSPSPTATSVAQVEAPAPDPITITIASLKGPTTMGLVGLMDEVTEGTAAEDYQVTMYGSPDEVVPLVAQGGVDVALVPSNLAAVLYNKTKGTDAQISVMAVNTLGVLNIVESGETVQSMSDLAGKTIYSTGKGASPEYVLNYLLTEAGLTPGVDVTVEYLSEHTEVVAKLATTPGSVGVLPQPFVTIASAKSPDLRVALDLTEEWAAVSPDSQLINGVVVVRNAFAEENPEAIAQFLADYEASTEWVNANPADAAPLIVDAGIVPDPALAEKAIPFCYITFVAGDQMKTSLSGYLQVLFDADPKSVGGTMPGDDFYYGG from the coding sequence ATGAAAACGTCCCTCGCCACCCTTGGCGCCCTCCTCGTCGCGAGCACGCTTGCGGCGTGCGGTTCCAGCACCGCAGCCGTAGACCCGTCGCCCTCACCGACCGCGACCAGCGTCGCTCAAGTAGAGGCGCCTGCTCCTGACCCAATCACGATCACGATCGCGTCGCTGAAGGGCCCCACGACGATGGGGCTTGTGGGTCTCATGGACGAGGTCACCGAGGGAACGGCGGCGGAGGACTACCAGGTCACGATGTACGGCTCGCCCGACGAGGTTGTCCCCTTGGTCGCTCAAGGTGGGGTCGACGTCGCGCTCGTGCCGTCGAACCTCGCGGCGGTGCTCTACAACAAGACAAAGGGCACCGACGCGCAGATCTCCGTCATGGCGGTGAACACCCTTGGTGTTCTCAACATCGTGGAATCGGGCGAGACGGTTCAGTCCATGAGCGACTTGGCCGGCAAGACGATCTACAGCACCGGCAAGGGCGCCTCCCCCGAGTACGTCCTCAACTACCTGTTGACCGAAGCGGGCCTTACGCCAGGCGTCGACGTGACCGTGGAGTACCTGTCTGAGCACACCGAGGTGGTCGCCAAACTGGCCACCACGCCTGGCTCGGTCGGGGTGCTGCCACAGCCGTTCGTCACGATTGCCTCGGCCAAGAGCCCCGACCTGCGGGTCGCTCTTGACCTGACCGAGGAGTGGGCCGCCGTCTCGCCAGACTCGCAACTCATCAACGGCGTCGTCGTGGTGCGCAACGCGTTCGCCGAAGAGAACCCCGAGGCCATTGCCCAGTTCCTCGCCGACTACGAGGCCTCGACCGAATGGGTCAACGCGAACCCGGCCGACGCCGCGCCGCTCATCGTCGACGCTGGCATCGTCCCCGATCCCGCCCTTGCGGAGAAGGCCATTCCGTTCTGCTACATCACCTTCGTGGCTGGCGACCAGATGAAGACGTCGCTCAGCGGCTACCTGCAGGTGCTCTTCGATGCCGACCCCAAGTCCGTCGGTGGAACAATGCCTGGAGATGACTTCTACTACGGCGGGTAG